The following are from one region of the Stigmatella ashevillena genome:
- a CDS encoding AraC family transcriptional regulator, producing MPSSPQEPSPPPSLERFLQHQLPVWVSRRYGSAPHPGPACKQPRTHAYAVIILLTRGQSRVKHAGDQVLRAGDVHLIPPGDPHGPAHFQDAEGWTLAFHPEAFPSEEGWGHERGLKLGPLLRVRSGCHPVLKPSTAQRRRLERWLRLIEQELLQGERGHEEAGAALLRLILVELERIATPAAVPEPPGLSLVRQALTYIEANCLQPLSLASVARALHRTSPHVASTVRRETGSTVGEWILEYRMAEARRRLRGTDERVDIIAERVGYADVTHFIRLFRRLHGITPAAWRRNATTGYTLPP from the coding sequence ATGCCTTCCTCCCCGCAGGAGCCCTCACCCCCGCCGTCCCTGGAGCGGTTTCTGCAACACCAGCTCCCTGTCTGGGTCAGCCGCCGCTATGGCTCCGCGCCCCACCCGGGCCCTGCCTGCAAGCAGCCTCGCACCCATGCCTATGCGGTCATCATCCTCCTGACCCGTGGACAATCCCGGGTGAAGCATGCGGGAGATCAAGTGCTCAGGGCCGGGGATGTGCACCTCATTCCTCCGGGGGACCCTCATGGCCCCGCGCATTTCCAGGACGCCGAGGGATGGACGCTCGCCTTCCACCCCGAAGCCTTTCCGTCCGAGGAGGGCTGGGGCCACGAGCGCGGGCTGAAGCTTGGCCCGCTGCTTCGCGTCCGGAGTGGATGCCACCCCGTGTTGAAGCCTTCCACCGCCCAGCGCAGACGCCTGGAGCGGTGGCTGCGGCTCATCGAGCAGGAGCTGCTCCAAGGCGAGCGAGGCCACGAGGAGGCCGGGGCGGCGCTCTTGCGGTTGATCCTCGTCGAGTTGGAGCGGATTGCCACTCCAGCCGCCGTCCCCGAGCCCCCCGGCCTGAGCCTCGTCCGCCAAGCGCTCACCTATATCGAGGCGAACTGCCTCCAGCCGCTGTCACTCGCCAGCGTGGCACGGGCGCTCCATCGCACCAGTCCCCACGTGGCCAGCACCGTGCGCCGGGAGACGGGGAGCACGGTGGGCGAGTGGATTCTCGAGTACCGGATGGCCGAGGCCCGGCGGCGCCTCCGGGGCACGGATGAGCGCGTGGACATCATCGCCGAGCGGGTGGGCTACGCGGATGTGACGCACTTCATCCGCCTGTTCCGCCGTCTTCACGGCATCACCCCAGCGGCCTGGAGACGCAACGCCACCACCGGATATACCCTGCCCCCATGA
- a CDS encoding PRC-barrel domain-containing protein gives MTWTDSPLERRSIQSGMRVQTEDGSRLGKVRLIGREVLYVRPWRFSRHEFTVPLDRVTRVTGRGVFVVGAPAELCRPAGDAVHHEIPTHVHPLTEPPATGHGSP, from the coding sequence ATGACGTGGACGGATTCACCGTTGGAGCGGCGCTCCATCCAGTCTGGCATGCGGGTGCAGACCGAAGACGGCTCGCGGCTGGGCAAGGTGAGGTTGATTGGCCGCGAGGTGCTGTATGTGAGGCCTTGGCGCTTCTCACGGCATGAATTCACCGTGCCCCTGGACCGCGTGACACGGGTGACGGGAAGGGGCGTGTTCGTGGTGGGGGCTCCCGCGGAGCTGTGTCGGCCCGCGGGGGACGCGGTCCACCATGAAATCCCTACCCACGTTCACCCGCTCACCGAGCCTCCCGCCACAGGGCACGGGAGCCCTTGA
- a CDS encoding response regulator produces the protein MALPWTEKRLIPVNPPQEEPRQRLKASPRIMVAEDHPEMRALLRQVLVHEGYQVIEAEDGPSLIRALIGGMLAEPTLPPDLIITDMRMPGCTGLEVLTRLRREDRCTPFILITAFGDEALHEEATRLGAAVLDKPFAPQDLRALVKRLIQHM, from the coding sequence ATGGCATTGCCCTGGACCGAGAAGCGGCTCATCCCAGTCAACCCTCCCCAAGAGGAGCCCAGGCAGCGGCTCAAGGCATCGCCACGCATCATGGTCGCGGAGGATCATCCCGAGATGCGCGCGCTCTTGCGCCAAGTGCTCGTCCACGAGGGCTATCAGGTGATCGAGGCCGAGGATGGCCCATCGCTCATCCGCGCGCTCATCGGAGGCATGCTCGCCGAGCCGACCTTGCCTCCCGACCTTATCATCACGGACATGAGAATGCCGGGCTGCACGGGGCTGGAAGTGCTCACCCGCCTGAGGAGAGAAGATCGCTGTACCCCCTTCATCCTCATCACCGCCTTTGGCGACGAGGCCCTGCACGAAGAGGCCACCCGACTGGGGGCCGCTGTGTTGGACAAGCCGTTCGCGCCGCAAGACCTTCGAGCGTTGGTGAAAAGACTCATCCAGCACATGTGA
- a CDS encoding cupin domain-containing protein — translation MNHLDDILPDLLLGTLSPEGQRTAEQHLSTCELCRAEVARLSASLDRLASLAVPTDPPPGVLDRIVGEMEGPGRFHRFVKEIAAFFDLSEAQAQRVLSDLDTPTSWVPGPTQGIQMMPVEAGPAKAGMLAAFVRMRPGARFPLHTHLGREWNFVLEGGIQAGSGREFWPGETLEMGEGSSHTFTALAGPACTAATLLDGVASFDEELGPPG, via the coding sequence ATGAACCACCTCGATGACATTCTTCCTGACTTGCTGCTGGGCACCCTTTCTCCTGAAGGACAGCGTACCGCCGAGCAACACCTCTCCACGTGTGAGCTGTGCCGCGCCGAAGTCGCCCGGCTCTCTGCTTCGCTCGATAGACTGGCGTCCCTGGCGGTGCCGACGGACCCACCCCCGGGCGTTCTTGACCGCATCGTTGGCGAGATGGAAGGGCCTGGGCGGTTCCACCGCTTCGTGAAGGAGATCGCGGCCTTCTTTGACTTGTCGGAAGCGCAAGCCCAGCGCGTGCTGTCCGACTTGGACACCCCCACGTCCTGGGTGCCCGGTCCCACCCAGGGCATTCAAATGATGCCGGTGGAGGCGGGGCCTGCGAAGGCGGGAATGCTCGCGGCCTTCGTGAGGATGCGCCCCGGGGCACGCTTCCCGCTGCACACCCACTTGGGGCGTGAGTGGAATTTTGTGTTGGAGGGAGGCATTCAGGCAGGCTCGGGCCGCGAGTTCTGGCCGGGCGAGACGCTGGAGATGGGGGAGGGTAGCTCCCACACCTTCACGGCCCTGGCAGGCCCGGCGTGCACCGCGGCCACCCTGCTGGATGGGGTGGCAAGCTTCGACGAAGAGCTCGGGCCGCCAGGGTAG
- the mprF gene encoding bifunctional lysylphosphatidylglycerol flippase/synthetase MprF, with protein sequence MSVLLKVRRGPVHAMGRLLLGLLPAVLLVVATRVLWHALSALRWADVLREIRAQPAMRLGLAVLATAASYLALTLYDVLALRYVGRRLSYQKVGRISFTACSVGNNLGLSVLGSGSVRYRLYTSEGLASGEIALVAAFCSLTFWVGLLSAGGLGVAWAPEALALLHLSTSTARALGVGMVLLAAGYWLLTVRVHRQASPRGMLARLPVPRVALGQIAVSSMDWSMAALVLYLLLPPEANLSFPGLLALFVTAQVAGIVSQVPGGLGIFEFVILTSLSPRVPVPTVMGMLVVYRLLYYLAPLMLGLGLLAEHELSHRREALARLTEGVRDTLAPLVPPLAAAGCFLAGAILLFSGVTPAEQPRLEFLGRFLPLPLLEASHFLGSLTGMALLLLARGLLRRLDGAFLLAMGLLLAGGLLSLAKGVDYEEATVLFALVLGLLPFRSRFHRHASLFSERFSLPWLGAILAVVTASVWLGFFSYRHVDYSHDLWWHFTLQGDAPRFLRAMVGTVSVALLFSLYTLLQPAPARARPVNGTELAWARPVVARAPESSAHLALVGDKALLFNDAHSAFLMYGVAGRSWVAMGDPVGPEAEATELAWRFHEMADRHDGWTCFYQVGPGALPRYLDMGLALLKLGEEATVPLADFQLETPANRGLRHTHRKMEKEGFSFEVVPREGVAALLPELEAISRSWMEEKHTREKGFSLGYFCPRYLEEGPVALVRRQGSVLGFANVWAPAVRDELSVDLMRHRPEASRGVMDYLFLSLMLWGKEQGYGRFNLGMAPFSGLKSQSLAPLWHRLGTFLFRHGEHFYNFQGVRQYKEKFHPVWTPRYLAAPGGWGLPRVLAHVSSLVSRGITGVVTR encoded by the coding sequence GTGTCCGTGCTGTTGAAGGTGCGCCGGGGACCTGTCCACGCGATGGGCCGTCTCCTGTTGGGCTTGCTCCCAGCGGTCCTGCTGGTGGTGGCCACGCGGGTGCTGTGGCACGCGCTTTCCGCGTTGCGCTGGGCAGATGTGCTGAGAGAAATACGGGCCCAACCTGCCATGCGGCTGGGGCTCGCCGTGCTGGCCACCGCCGCCAGCTACCTGGCGCTTACGCTCTATGACGTGCTGGCCCTGCGCTACGTGGGCCGACGGTTGTCCTACCAGAAGGTGGGCCGCATCTCCTTTACCGCTTGCTCCGTCGGAAACAACCTCGGCCTGTCGGTCCTCGGCAGTGGCTCGGTCCGCTACCGCCTCTACACCTCCGAGGGGCTTGCCTCTGGAGAGATTGCTCTCGTGGCCGCCTTCTGCTCTCTCACCTTCTGGGTGGGCCTGCTGAGCGCGGGCGGCCTCGGCGTAGCCTGGGCTCCCGAGGCGCTTGCCTTGCTCCATCTGTCCACCTCCACGGCACGGGCACTGGGCGTGGGCATGGTGCTCCTGGCGGCGGGCTACTGGCTCCTCACCGTCCGCGTGCACCGGCAGGCCTCGCCCCGGGGCATGCTCGCCCGGCTGCCAGTGCCCCGGGTGGCGCTTGGGCAGATCGCCGTCTCCAGCATGGACTGGTCCATGGCGGCACTCGTCCTCTACCTGCTGCTGCCCCCCGAGGCGAACCTCTCCTTTCCAGGACTGCTGGCCCTCTTCGTCACGGCGCAGGTGGCAGGCATCGTCAGCCAGGTTCCGGGCGGACTGGGCATCTTCGAGTTTGTCATTCTGACGTCGCTCAGCCCCCGGGTGCCCGTCCCCACGGTGATGGGCATGCTGGTCGTCTACCGCCTCCTTTATTACCTGGCACCCTTGATGCTGGGGTTGGGACTGCTGGCCGAACATGAGCTGTCCCATCGGCGCGAGGCCCTGGCACGGCTGACGGAAGGAGTGCGCGACACGCTGGCGCCCCTGGTCCCTCCCCTGGCGGCAGCCGGATGCTTCCTCGCGGGAGCGATCCTGCTGTTCTCCGGCGTCACCCCCGCGGAGCAGCCCCGGTTGGAGTTCCTCGGCCGCTTTCTGCCGTTGCCCCTGCTGGAAGCCTCGCACTTCCTGGGCAGCCTCACGGGCATGGCGCTGCTGCTTCTGGCCCGGGGACTCCTGCGGCGCCTGGATGGCGCCTTCCTGCTGGCCATGGGATTGCTGCTGGCAGGCGGGCTGCTGTCCCTGGCCAAGGGCGTGGACTACGAGGAGGCCACGGTGCTCTTCGCGCTCGTGCTGGGGTTGCTGCCCTTCCGGAGCCGCTTCCACCGCCACGCCTCGCTCTTCTCCGAGCGCTTCAGCCTGCCCTGGCTGGGGGCCATCCTCGCCGTGGTGACCGCCTCGGTGTGGCTGGGATTCTTCTCCTACCGCCACGTGGACTACAGCCACGACCTGTGGTGGCACTTCACGTTGCAAGGCGATGCGCCCCGCTTCTTGCGCGCCATGGTGGGAACAGTGAGCGTGGCGTTGCTCTTCAGCCTCTACACGCTGCTTCAGCCGGCCCCGGCCCGGGCCCGGCCCGTGAATGGCACGGAGCTGGCCTGGGCCCGGCCCGTGGTGGCCCGCGCTCCCGAGTCCAGCGCCCACCTGGCCCTGGTGGGAGACAAGGCGCTGCTCTTCAACGACGCCCACTCGGCCTTCCTCATGTACGGCGTGGCGGGCCGCAGTTGGGTGGCCATGGGAGACCCGGTGGGCCCGGAGGCGGAGGCGACCGAGCTGGCCTGGCGCTTCCATGAGATGGCGGACCGGCACGATGGGTGGACGTGCTTCTACCAGGTGGGCCCCGGCGCACTGCCGCGCTACCTGGACATGGGGCTGGCGCTGTTGAAGCTGGGAGAAGAAGCCACCGTCCCCCTGGCGGACTTCCAGTTGGAGACGCCCGCAAACCGAGGGCTGCGCCACACGCACCGCAAGATGGAGAAGGAAGGGTTCAGCTTCGAGGTGGTGCCCCGCGAAGGCGTTGCCGCGCTGCTGCCCGAGTTGGAGGCCATCTCCCGGTCCTGGATGGAGGAGAAGCACACCCGGGAGAAGGGCTTCTCGTTGGGCTATTTCTGCCCTCGCTACCTGGAGGAAGGGCCGGTGGCGCTCGTGCGCCGACAAGGCAGCGTGCTCGGCTTCGCCAACGTGTGGGCCCCCGCCGTGCGCGATGAACTCTCAGTCGATCTGATGCGGCACCGTCCCGAAGCGTCCCGGGGCGTCATGGACTACCTCTTTCTCTCGCTGATGCTTTGGGGGAAGGAACAGGGCTATGGCCGGTTCAACCTGGGCATGGCGCCCTTCAGCGGCCTGAAGTCCCAGAGCCTCGCGCCACTGTGGCACCGGCTGGGCACGTTCCTCTTCCGCCACGGCGAGCACTTCTACAATTTCCAAGGCGTGCGCCAATACAAGGAAAAGTTTCACCCTGTTTGGACACCGCGTTACCTCGCCGCTCCCGGAGGTTGGGGGCTGCCCCGGGTGCTGGCCCACGTCTCCTCGCTTGTCTCACGGGGCATCACAGGGGTGGTGACGCGATGA
- a CDS encoding alkaline phosphatase family protein, with the protein MRRLLPVLALWVLAAPSCDWEHYALMNSIPARGDPDRNPVVHVYLGLDGLGHTAVVKARERGAFQDWNLARFIPMFPATSDASWSRILHAERFSGYEYGHYDPIKDKVYNKALGGMLVHLVPPLEGVSFMVPDYALTPSYYDAFDYHATAYLDALWSYDRPVYGYYRGLDNLFVALAGRSQTQENFFAYVLEADVIGHIRSVDDVTEALVSLSQRIDAFKRNHPERTFVFTLFGDHGMDGVKKPLENVVDFREQLEAAGVVSVDSFRDADKEPGPASVTILHTRTTYVALHVRPEKLDEVARRASTCAAADLVFARGQPPSPDYPEGLVWVNAWREGTRVASFGYEAATDQYWLPADGDWAGLDLPVSFAPGASHGVFSDEALFALSVERTYPDFFFRARTAFEPISVEFPADAVVSFRPTFMSVGFKAPINSLNETGTAGSHGAMDALGSVAALVSEERELPAAVRSDTLLELFPRLAGHLRERGVTLMPGAQGAELDYGALP; encoded by the coding sequence GTGAGGCGCCTCCTGCCCGTGCTGGCCTTGTGGGTGCTCGCCGCCCCCTCCTGTGACTGGGAACATTACGCGCTGATGAACAGCATCCCCGCCCGGGGAGACCCGGACCGGAACCCCGTGGTGCACGTGTACCTGGGACTGGATGGGCTTGGGCACACGGCGGTGGTGAAGGCCCGCGAGCGGGGCGCCTTCCAGGACTGGAACCTCGCGCGCTTCATCCCGATGTTCCCCGCAACGAGTGATGCGAGCTGGTCGCGCATCCTCCATGCCGAGCGGTTCTCGGGGTACGAGTACGGCCATTACGATCCCATCAAGGACAAGGTCTACAACAAGGCCCTGGGCGGGATGCTCGTGCACCTGGTTCCGCCGCTGGAGGGCGTCTCCTTCATGGTGCCGGACTACGCCCTGACGCCCTCGTATTACGACGCGTTCGACTACCACGCGACGGCTTACCTCGACGCGCTGTGGAGCTATGACCGGCCGGTGTATGGCTATTACCGAGGGCTCGACAACCTCTTCGTGGCGCTGGCCGGGCGCAGCCAGACCCAGGAGAACTTCTTCGCTTACGTGCTGGAGGCAGACGTCATCGGCCACATCCGCTCCGTGGACGATGTAACCGAGGCGCTCGTGTCCTTGAGCCAGCGAATCGACGCCTTCAAGCGCAACCATCCCGAACGCACCTTCGTCTTCACCCTCTTCGGAGACCACGGGATGGATGGCGTGAAGAAGCCCCTCGAGAACGTCGTGGACTTCCGGGAGCAGCTCGAGGCCGCGGGTGTGGTCTCCGTGGACTCGTTCCGCGACGCGGACAAGGAGCCCGGGCCCGCGTCGGTCACCATTCTTCATACCCGCACCACCTATGTGGCCCTGCACGTCCGTCCGGAGAAGCTGGATGAGGTGGCACGTCGGGCCTCCACCTGTGCCGCGGCGGACCTCGTCTTCGCGCGGGGGCAGCCTCCCTCGCCGGATTACCCCGAGGGGCTTGTCTGGGTGAATGCCTGGCGCGAGGGCACCCGCGTGGCGAGCTTTGGCTACGAGGCCGCCACGGACCAGTACTGGCTCCCGGCGGACGGAGACTGGGCGGGGTTGGACTTGCCTGTCTCCTTCGCGCCCGGCGCGAGCCATGGGGTGTTCAGCGATGAGGCCCTCTTCGCCCTGAGCGTGGAGCGCACCTATCCCGACTTCTTCTTCCGGGCGAGGACGGCGTTCGAGCCCATCAGCGTGGAGTTCCCCGCGGATGCGGTGGTGTCCTTCCGGCCCACGTTCATGTCGGTGGGCTTCAAGGCGCCCATCAACAGTCTGAACGAGACGGGGACGGCAGGCAGCCACGGGGCGATGGATGCGCTGGGCAGCGTGGCCGCCCTGGTCTCCGAGGAGCGCGAGCTGCCCGCTGCCGTGCGCTCGGACACCCTGCTGGAGCTCTTCCCCCGGCTGGCCGGGCACCTGCGAGAGCGGGGGGTGACCTTGATGCCGGGCGCGCAGGGCGCGGAGCTGGACTACGGCGCGCTCCCCTGA
- a CDS encoding virulence factor family protein: MKTFLLALSLVLALGAFPSGATEKSSLTFGRFGRVEVLRPSGAPRSVALLLTGPDASAALPEALASQGALVLSVHTAVFLKRLAQGQRCAYPAGDLEALSQFAQKELGLPEYLHPVLIGTQGGAGLAYAALAQSPENTFRGVVTLGFDAELPLTLPLCRGNGLVRARTRRGLLERVKPVPALNAPWRLVVDGQGGDQELAEARAFTQQTQGAQVIPPPEGTRSPEARLGTLLQLYEDLSQPRPPPTPSAALLAKTESLSGLPLIELPTPPGPADTLALLLSGDGGWAGIDKHLAEALNAQGLPVLGWDSLRYFWKRRTPEETARDVERALTHYLTTWGKQKVVLVGYSRGADLLPAIAARLSPALRERVILVALVAPGKGAEFEVHITDLLGGGGNDSAVLPEVEALGGKPVLCLYGDAEAAESLCPLLLKVPGAKTVMLKGGHHFDGDYARVAQAITGALAPEGGPPPYP; encoded by the coding sequence ATGAAAACCTTCTTGCTTGCCCTGTCGCTGGTGCTCGCACTGGGGGCCTTCCCCTCTGGGGCCACGGAGAAATCTTCGCTCACCTTTGGCCGCTTTGGCCGCGTCGAAGTCCTTCGGCCTTCCGGAGCTCCCCGCAGCGTGGCGTTGCTGCTCACCGGGCCGGACGCGTCCGCCGCTCTGCCCGAGGCACTGGCCTCGCAGGGCGCGCTCGTGCTGAGCGTCCACACCGCCGTGTTCCTGAAGCGTCTGGCGCAGGGGCAGCGCTGCGCCTATCCCGCCGGAGATCTGGAGGCGCTCAGCCAGTTCGCCCAGAAAGAGCTCGGCCTGCCCGAGTACCTCCACCCCGTGCTCATTGGCACCCAGGGCGGCGCGGGGCTCGCCTACGCGGCGCTGGCCCAATCCCCTGAGAATACCTTCCGGGGCGTGGTGACCCTGGGCTTTGACGCAGAGCTGCCACTCACCCTCCCGCTCTGTCGAGGCAATGGTCTGGTCCGCGCGCGCACCCGGAGAGGCCTCCTGGAGCGCGTGAAGCCCGTGCCTGCCCTCAACGCCCCCTGGCGACTGGTGGTGGACGGACAGGGAGGAGACCAGGAGCTCGCCGAGGCTCGCGCCTTCACCCAGCAGACGCAGGGGGCCCAGGTCATCCCCCCGCCCGAAGGCACCAGGTCCCCAGAGGCCCGCCTCGGCACCCTGCTGCAACTCTATGAGGACCTTTCCCAGCCACGGCCACCGCCCACGCCTTCCGCCGCGCTCCTGGCGAAAACGGAGTCCTTGAGTGGCTTGCCCCTCATCGAGCTTCCCACTCCGCCCGGCCCAGCGGACACGCTCGCATTGCTTCTGTCGGGCGATGGAGGCTGGGCGGGCATCGACAAGCACCTCGCGGAGGCCCTCAACGCTCAAGGGCTGCCGGTGCTTGGCTGGGACTCGCTGCGCTATTTCTGGAAACGGAGGACCCCGGAAGAGACGGCCCGCGATGTGGAGCGGGCGCTCACGCACTACCTGACCACCTGGGGCAAACAGAAGGTGGTGCTCGTAGGCTACTCGCGGGGCGCCGACCTGCTGCCCGCCATCGCTGCCCGGCTCTCCCCCGCGCTGCGAGAGCGGGTCATCCTGGTCGCCTTGGTGGCCCCCGGAAAAGGGGCTGAATTCGAAGTCCACATCACGGACCTGCTCGGCGGCGGGGGCAATGACTCCGCCGTGCTGCCCGAGGTGGAGGCGCTCGGCGGAAAACCCGTGCTCTGTCTTTACGGGGACGCGGAAGCCGCCGAGAGCCTTTGCCCGCTGCTGCTGAAGGTGCCAGGAGCCAAAACAGTCATGCTCAAGGGAGGGCACCACTTCGATGGGGACTATGCCCGGGTGGCCCAGGCCATCACCGGTGCCCTGGCGCCTGAGGGCGGCCCGCCCCCTTATCCGTGA
- a CDS encoding 2,3,4,5-tetrahydropyridine-2,6-dicarboxylate N-succinyltransferase, which produces MSSMEALSQKVSAAFADRTKLKEAEFADAVREALALLDAGTLRVAEKGPEGWRVNAWVKEAILLYFAVAQMQVMEVGPFEFHDKVPLKKGLEAAGVRVVPPGVVRYGAFVEKGAVVMPGYVNIGARVGAGTMVDTWATVGSCAQVGRNVHLSGGVGLGGVLEPPTASPVIIEDGAFIGSRCIVVEGVVVEEEAVLGANVVLTASTQIIDVTGPEERIHKGRVPARSVVIPGMREKQFPSGKYGVPCALIIGQRTKSTDQKTSLNTALRDFAVAV; this is translated from the coding sequence ATGTCCTCCATGGAAGCCCTTTCCCAGAAGGTGTCCGCGGCGTTCGCCGACCGGACGAAACTGAAGGAAGCAGAGTTCGCGGACGCCGTGCGCGAGGCGCTGGCGTTGCTAGATGCCGGGACCCTGCGCGTGGCCGAGAAAGGGCCCGAGGGGTGGCGCGTCAACGCCTGGGTGAAGGAGGCCATCCTCCTTTACTTCGCCGTGGCCCAGATGCAGGTGATGGAGGTGGGCCCCTTCGAGTTCCACGACAAGGTGCCGCTGAAGAAGGGGCTGGAGGCCGCGGGGGTGCGGGTGGTGCCCCCCGGCGTGGTGCGCTACGGCGCCTTCGTGGAGAAGGGCGCGGTGGTGATGCCTGGGTATGTGAACATAGGCGCCCGCGTGGGCGCGGGCACCATGGTGGATACGTGGGCCACGGTGGGCAGCTGCGCGCAGGTGGGCCGCAACGTTCACCTGTCGGGCGGCGTGGGCTTGGGAGGCGTGCTCGAACCGCCCACCGCCTCTCCCGTCATCATCGAGGATGGCGCCTTCATTGGCAGCCGGTGCATCGTGGTCGAGGGCGTGGTGGTCGAGGAGGAGGCGGTGCTGGGCGCCAATGTGGTGCTCACGGCGTCCACGCAAATCATTGACGTCACCGGCCCCGAGGAACGCATCCACAAGGGCCGTGTCCCCGCGCGCAGTGTCGTCATCCCAGGAATGCGAGAGAAACAGTTTCCCTCTGGGAAGTACGGTGTTCCCTGTGCGCTCATCATCGGTCAACGGACGAAGAGCACGGACCAGAAGACCAGCCTCAACACCGCGCTGCGTGACTTCGCCGTGGCGGTGTGA
- the dapE gene encoding succinyl-diaminopimelate desuccinylase: MSQLAARLAQSTLSLCRIASPIGHEGPLADHVERWALERFRREEVLRVGHSLFVGHLEDERPTVALVGHLDTVPGHPSDKEARLEGERVFGLGASDMKGGLAVMMALAEDLPLRELPVNLGLILYEREEGRYVESGLGPLFDALPALRTVRFGIAMEPTDGTVQVGCVGTLHATVNFTGRSAHSARPWQGENAIHKAGPFLAELLARQRVEVMHAGFPFYEVMSVTMASGGRARNVVPDTLELNLNYRFAPGRTLAQAQEDVTALVAGRAEVTFTDLSPSGRVCADNPMYRQLLALTGLPAASKQAWTDVARFGEWGVDAVNYGPGETAQAHQANESAPIPALAQAYEKLSAFLRGAKATL; the protein is encoded by the coding sequence ATGTCCCAGCTTGCCGCGCGCCTTGCCCAGTCCACGCTCTCGCTGTGCCGTATTGCCAGCCCCATCGGTCACGAAGGGCCTCTCGCGGATCATGTGGAGCGCTGGGCGCTGGAGCGCTTCCGGCGCGAGGAGGTGCTCCGGGTCGGGCACTCGCTGTTCGTCGGGCACCTCGAGGATGAGCGGCCCACGGTCGCGTTGGTGGGGCACCTGGACACCGTGCCCGGCCACCCCAGTGATAAGGAAGCGCGGCTCGAAGGGGAGCGGGTGTTTGGGCTGGGTGCCTCGGACATGAAGGGCGGGCTGGCGGTGATGATGGCGCTGGCGGAGGACCTGCCCCTGCGCGAGCTGCCGGTGAACCTCGGGCTCATCCTCTATGAGCGCGAGGAGGGCCGCTATGTGGAGAGCGGGCTGGGCCCGCTGTTCGACGCGCTCCCGGCGCTGCGGACGGTTCGCTTCGGCATCGCCATGGAACCGACGGACGGTACGGTGCAGGTGGGGTGCGTGGGAACGCTGCACGCCACGGTGAATTTCACGGGCCGCAGCGCGCACTCGGCGCGGCCGTGGCAGGGGGAGAACGCCATCCACAAGGCGGGCCCCTTTCTGGCAGAGCTGTTGGCGCGCCAGCGGGTGGAGGTGATGCACGCCGGCTTTCCGTTCTACGAGGTGATGAGCGTGACGATGGCGAGCGGAGGCCGCGCTCGCAACGTGGTGCCGGACACGCTGGAGCTGAACCTCAACTACCGCTTCGCGCCGGGAAGGACCCTGGCCCAGGCGCAGGAAGACGTGACGGCGCTGGTGGCGGGGCGGGCGGAGGTGACCTTCACGGACCTGTCCCCGAGTGGCCGCGTGTGCGCGGACAATCCCATGTACCGGCAGCTCCTGGCGCTGACGGGGCTGCCCGCGGCCTCGAAGCAGGCCTGGACGGACGTGGCCCGGTTCGGCGAGTGGGGCGTGGATGCGGTGAACTACGGCCCCGGCGAGACGGCCCAGGCGCACCAGGCCAATGAGAGCGCGCCCATTCCCGCCTTGGCGCAGGCCTACGAGAAGCTCTCCGCGTTTCTGCGGGGAGCCAAGGCGACGCTCTAG